AGACGGGCTCACAGAGAAAGCAGAGATGGAACTCAGAGTTGGCCTGGGCCTGGCTCGAGCCCTCTCCGAGCCTCCCGGCTGGAGGTGGCTGGGAGAGGTGACCCTGATGGCCCAGCCCGGCCCCACCTCCAGGTCCTTCTTGGCTACATTGGGAGCCGCTGCGTCTGAGCCATTTCCTCAGCAGTCCTGCGTCCCTGGACAGCTTTGCTTGGTTAGAAAAGAACCCACAGAAGAGCACACGTGCTCACTCTGACCTGGAAGGGAGCCCTGAGCCCTCGCCTCCGTGCCAGCATGCCCATCGCCACCAGCTCACAAGCAGAGCTGACCCAACCGCCCTGGGAGAAGCCATGAGAGGGGAATGGCCGAGAGTTGCTTTTATCTGCCTTGCAGGTGCCACGGACATTTCATGGTCAGGGGCGACTCTTTTGCCAGGGTGCGGGCCGAGAGCCTTTACTTCAAGAGCACGGATGCTGCAGCGGACTAACTGGGGTCAAGGTCACCTCTACCACctgttagctgtgtgaccctggatgaGCTGCTTCACCTCTGTGCCTCTTTTACCTCTGCCCGAAAAATGGGACAAGAGTCGTACCTCCTTCACGGGCCTGTGATGAAAAATAACCGAGACAGTACATGGGGGGTGTTTatcacagtacctggcacacatgAGATGCTCAAAATATGCTGCTGCTGACAGTGATGGTGACAGCAAGGACAACCACAGCGATGGGTACAGAGGCAGGGGACAGAAGGCCCCTACACACCTCCAGCAGGTCCCCACCCCGGTGTCACAAAGCCACATGATGCTAAAACCTGCCAGTCAGAGCCAGCTCTCTTTCCACGGCCATTATCacactgaatcctcacaacaatccatTTCGCAGATGTGGAAACCGGCTGCGAGAGCAAGCACCCAGAGTCACATTTCTACCCAGCAGGgcagccaggaactgaatccaggTCTGCATCCCTAAAGCCAATTCACTAAACCTCTGCCACTGAACTGCATCCAGCTTtccagcagaaaaagaaataggttgCCCAGTATTTGCTCTGCCTTTGCCCTGCACCTGCCAGCTGGACAAAAGCGAGCATCTGAATCCTGCCTTTGGAGGAAAAGGCTGCCTCCTCGTCATTGTTAGCAACACTGGAGACTTTTCTTGCTCCACGAGTTTGCTCTCCTCTCCCCTGTGCTGGGTACCTGGGCTTTCTCAGACTAGCACTGTTTTTACTGAAGCATCTCTTTCTCCCCGTTTGGGGAGGTTCCTGCATTTCTTCTTAGAGACGCCAGGACAACCCAGCTCCACCCCGCCGACCGCAAGAGCTGTGTTGGTTACCATCTATTTTCTTATTAACAGAAACCAAAAGGCTACGTAGCAAGTGCTCTCCAGAGACGACTCGGACATAAGATTTTCGCAAAGCCCAGGGACCTTCAGAAAGGTCACTGTCCTGCCTGGCTTTCCCTGGAAGCCCACTGTTTGGATCTGCTTTGACGGCCACTGTGCTTATTCCATCTTACTGGGGCGCTGGGCCCCTAGACACCAACCAGGCAGCCCACCTTCTCTTGTGCACACCTCTGTCTGGGCGTGGAAAAGCAATTGCCCTTCACGATGCTATGGTGACGTTGCTCCGGGGGCCCCAGGATGATCCTttgagaggcaggaggaagcTGCTTAGGCTGCTCCTTCCCGCCCCTCTGCTAAGCCACTGGATCTGACCAGGCCAGGATGCCAGGGGCACCAGGGACAGCTCTTACCTGAGCAGTGAAGAAGGCTGGGGTAAGGGATCCAGAGGGAAGGGCCGGGCTGTTGAGGGCGATGGAGCCGATGTCGGTGCCAGAGAGCACCAGCGGGGGCGCGGAGATCTCCAAgcctttgggttttttggccTTTGGGGGAAGCGATGGAGACCGGGTCTTGGAGCCCGATGACAGGTTCAAGGGCTCCAGGGAATCCGAGTCATGGCAGGCGGCCTCCAGGAAGAGGCTTCTGTGTTCGGAAGGGAGGGGCGAGTTGGGGGACAGCGACGGGGaccgggaggaggagggagaggcagacGAGATGCTGGCGGCGTTGGGCAGCATCAAAGAGGAGATCTTGGAGACGGACGAGGCCAGGAAGGCCTCCGACGTGGACGGCAGGGACACCACGGGCCTGCTGACGTGCCGGTCGGTCTTGTTGGTCACAAACCTGATGACAGTCCGGACTTCTTCCACGGGAGGGCTGTCTTCCGGCTGCTCCTCCAGCTTCTCCGTCTTGATGGCCTTGAAGGACTCCGGGGGGCTCTGCAGGGAGTTAATGGTGAAGGACGAGTAGAGGCCCGAGTGCAGGTACTCGTTGCGGCCGGCGCTCTTGAGCGCCGACAGGCCGTGTCTGTGCGCCTCGCGGCCCTCGGGGGGCGCCTTGCACTCGCTGTCCTGCAGCAAGAGGCTCTCCCGGCTGATCTCCACCGCGTGAGGGTCCATTTTCAGTATCTCCGGGAAAGAGACAAATTTGTACACGAACTTCTGCCCGATCACCTTCTTGATGATGTTCTGTGAACACAAAAGCAGACACGGAAACGATGAGCGGGTCGGAGGACGCGGGTAAGAGGGTCAGGGCGGTGGGGACGCAGGCAGAAGCGCCCACCGGCCCGGCCTGCGCATCTGGGCTAAGGGGCCGCGGAGAGGGGACTGGAGCGGACGGCGCACGAATCTGATCTGCCCTCTGGTCCTGCGAATTCCAAAGGGCGTGTGGTCTTTGGCAAACGGATGTCATTTTTAGTTTCCCCATCTAGGAAGTGAAGACTGCTGTTcctaaaaagacagtaacagccggcagttcccgtcgtggctcagtggaaacaaatccaactagtaaccaagagggtgcgagttcgatccctggcctcgctcagtggattaaggatctggcgttgtcatgagcagtggtgtaggtcacagatgcggctcagatctggtgttgctgtggctgtggcgtaggccgggggctacagctccgacttgacccctagcctgggaacttccatatgctgcaggtgcagcccttaaaaaaaagaaaaaaaatatatatatgtatatacatagtaACAGTtgccatttattaagcacttactgtgtCACTGGCATTGTTCATGCATTAGCTCATATAATCTGTACAGCAATCCTAAAAGGAAAGGCTTACTCAACTCCCAGTTTAAAGCTTAGGAAAATAAGTTTAGTGCATTTAAATAACCCACACAGCCACATGGTAGGTAAGTGGTAGAGGCAGCATTTCCTTAACCAGAATATAGCATTGTCTTACCTACCTTGGGGACTTGTGAGAATTCAATGCAATAATAATGGGAAAGCATTCTGTAATCTGGGAAGCCTTATAGAAATGCAAGTTATTAGCACCAAACACCACAATGTTTTCTGACATCATGTAgccatattttccctttttaattttctgccaAGAAAGCCactggagggaaaaggaaaaaaaaaaaaaaaaaaacatattgtcTACTTGAATGTTTTTCACAgtattttaagttgctggtctcaaCTTCTGGCTCTTCCATTCATGGCTCCCGTCTTCGCAACCATGAGAATGTAAATGAAAACCAATAATCACTGCAAAAGTTTTCACGCCTCTTTGGGAAAACAGACTTCATTTTAAAGGCTGCACTGTTCTTGAGGTTTATTACATCGGGAACATCAGCAAGTATCTATCAAATGCTTGCTAGGTACTCAAGGCAGACAAAGCACAGAGAGGTAGCCGCACTATCCGGTGGGAAAAGGATTTCCTTGCAAACAGTTTCTCCTAAAACTTGGGGGTGAAtgagggttttaaaaaaaaccatttgGGGGAGAAGAGCTTTAGAGGTAGCtcctattgggagttcccattgtggcgcagtggttaacgaatccgactaggaaccatgaggttgcgggttcggtccctgcccttgctcagtgggttaacgatccggcgttgctgtgagctgtggtgtaggttgcagacgcagctcggatccccctgATATCCCACTAACCCACTCGTAGGCTGGAAGGTACATCCCTTCCTTATGATGGAAGCTCAGAGATGGGAAATGACGTGCCCAGGAACCACAAGATCTACTCATTCTAAAGCCTAAGCCTGTTCTAATTCCCACGCAAAGCTGGAGGGAGAGAATCAAAGAGCCCCTGAGAAGagatggcattttaaaattattttctctaaaagcttaaaaaattgagatataattgacacatataACATTGCTGGTTGCAGGTGTACCACATaatgatttgttatttgtaaatatcGCAAGACAACCACCACAGTAAGTCTGGTTCACATCCATCAGCACATGTCATTCCAAAATGTTTtccctgtgatgagaacttttaagagttagtctcttagcaactttcagatatAAGAGaggacatttaattttaattttttttttttttttttttttttttttttagggctgcacctcgaatcggagctgtagccactagcctacaccacagccacagcaactcgggatcaaaggtgcgtctttgacctactgcacagctcatggcaatgccggatccttaacccactgagcgaggccaggaatagaacctgcatcctcatggataccagttgggtttgtaatccactgagccacaacaggaactcccccatttaattaaaatttgatgttccggagttcccattgtgagcagctgtggtgtaggtcgcagatgcagctcgatctggcattgctgtggctctggcgtaggtcagcagctgtcgctccaattcgacccctagcctgggaacctccatatgccgtgggtgcggccctaaaaagacaaaagaaaaaaaaattgatgctcCTCTTATGATCCCAGTTTGGTGTCTATTATGTTTTTGCCTTCCCTTTGGATACATTACAGGCTGCTAGCTTGCCTGTGTCCTCCTGAAACCGGATCCTCGAATCCCAGAAGTGAATCGACGTAGCCGCCAGGAGGGACCGGCATCATCACCACGCCCCTGAGGTTTCCAAGGAGGAATTCCTCAGGGCAGACATCTAAGGCAGGGACGCACCAGGTCCCCATGCACCCCCGGAAATCCCAATAACGCAAATCAGCACGCAGGAGGTTCAAACCTGAGGGCATGAGACTCAAGGCTGAGCCCCTCCTGGTCTGCAGGTTCACCCTCCAAATCCCATGCACTCCATCGGATCTCATTCTCACACTCAGCACCGCCAAAGCTGAAAATCACTTGGAGAAACTTCGCGGAGATCTGGTTACCTTAAGAGACCCACCTGACCCTAAGTGGCAGCAGCTCTGCAGGTGACACCAGGCCTGGGTAGACAACACGCCTGGAAGAAATGGGCTCCCAGCAGGAAAGGGTTAAACAGGGGTGTCACTGGTGCCACCTGAccgcagttgtaaaaagaaagcCTGCCTGCCTGGTGTGTTTCTCTGCTCAAATTCTAAGGTGTTTTTGCTTCCTGCCTATGACATTTTTCTCCCTGGGGGAAAACTTTATTTCATCCTCAGCCAATCTGAACATTCATTTAAACCGAGTGAATCATTAGAGCCTGAATAATtacacagaagaaaagagaaactgtaTGGGCTGAATCCTTTCTTCTGGCAGCTCTcgtaaaa
Above is a window of Sus scrofa isolate TJ Tabasco breed Duroc chromosome 5, Sscrofa11.1, whole genome shotgun sequence DNA encoding:
- the ELK3 gene encoding ETS domain-containing protein Elk-3, coding for MESAITLWQFLLQLLLDQKHEHLICWTSNDGEFKLLKAEEVAKLWGLRKNKTNMNYDKLSRALRYYYDKNIIKKVIGQKFVYKFVSFPEILKMDPHAVEISRESLLLQDSECKAPPEGREAHRHGLSALKSAGRNEYLHSGLYSSFTINSLQSPPESFKAIKTEKLEEQPEDSPPVEEVRTVIRFVTNKTDRHVSRPVVSLPSTSEAFLASSVSKISSLMLPNAASISSASPSSSRSPSLSPNSPLPSEHRSLFLEAACHDSDSLEPLNLSSGSKTRSPSLPPKAKKPKGLEISAPPLVLSGTDIGSIALNSPALPSGSLTPAFFTAQTPNGLLLTPSPLLSSIHFWSSLSPVAPLSPARLQGPNTLFQFPTLLNGHMPVPIPSLDRAASPVLLSSNSQKS